In Ailuropoda melanoleuca isolate Jingjing chromosome 7, ASM200744v2, whole genome shotgun sequence, one genomic interval encodes:
- the LOC100464783 gene encoding LOW QUALITY PROTEIN: DNA dC->dU-editing enzyme APOBEC-3H (The sequence of the model RefSeq protein was modified relative to this genomic sequence to represent the inferred CDS: deleted 1 base in 1 codon; substituted 1 base at 1 genomic stop codon) — MLKEEYNYSFLRRRSPQVKALKVSTTSPLKEEVFYCQFGSQNQVTTRYYWRKTSLYYQLKLSEGPIIAKDYLQNKKKHHAEICFIHKIKSLQLDQSQXFEITCRVTWSPCPSYAWKVVAFVKDGPYLSLQNFVSRLYFHWRWKYQQELKHRQTSRIPVAVMSCLEFEDCWGKFVDTQDRPIQPWDNPEYYSKSIELMLRRILMPLNDLENDFGNLKLG, encoded by the exons GGTCAGCACCACGAGTCCACTAAAAGAAGAAGTATTTTACTGTCAGTTTGGCAGCCAGAACCAGGTCACAACACGCTACTACTGGAGGAAGACCTCCTTGTACTACCAGCTGAAGCTGAGTGAAGGCCCCATAATTGCCAAAGACTAccttcaaaacaagaaaaagcaccATGCAGAAATTTGCTTTATTCATAAGATCAAGTCACTGCAACTGGACCAATCCCAGTAATTTGAAATCACTTGCCGTGTCACCTGGAGCCCCTGCCCCTCCTATGCCTGGAAAGTGGTTGCCTTTGTCAAAGATGGCCCCTACCTCAGCCTTCAGAACTTCGTCTCCCGCCTGTACTTCCACTGGCGCTGGAAGTATCAGCAGGAGCTGAAACATAGGCAGACATCCAGGATCCCAGTAGCTGTCATGAGCTGCCTGGAATTTGAGGACTGCTGGGGGAAGTTTGTGGACACCCAGGACAGGCCTATCCAGCCCTGGGACAACCCAGAATACTACAGTAAAAGCATAGAACTAATG CTCAGGAGGATCCTGATGCCCCTGAATGATTTAGAGAATGACTTTGGAAATTTGAAACTTGGATGA